One Xiphophorus maculatus strain JP 163 A chromosome 9, X_maculatus-5.0-male, whole genome shotgun sequence DNA segment encodes these proteins:
- the s1pr4 gene encoding sphingosine 1-phosphate receptor 4, translating into MDVLSYLTSPSSCPHVYHLPAYPSNSSVPNEATTATGTNQVILRHYNHTGRLHNRTTSATQAPISVSMSLFLFFSVFIVLENFLVLVAVISRIRHSRRWVYVCIANITLSDLLTGAAYVVNICMSGNQTFRLTPALWLFREGMLFVALAASIFSLLLIAVERYTTMIKPLPQKPTRKTYRIYGLVVLCWILALVIGFLPLLGWNCVCSLDGCSTLLPLYSKSYIFFSLIIFFLILLTIGVLYGAIYCHVHKSAQLGPQRNRKRSLALLKTVITIVGVFLVCWGPLFMLLLVDFFCASRQCTLLFSADFCISLAVFNSGLNPIIYALGSSDMRKAMAELLCCCCLRAGLCRPDKFISKETSSTSENRRDSLRNSFSKARSLSVASPPPTPSKPRRKCRLSTTTSCLSVSSG; encoded by the coding sequence ATGGACGTCCTCTCCTACCTGACCTCCCCGTCCTCCTGCCCCCATGTGTACCACCTACCAGCTTACCCCAGCAACAGCTCTGTGCCAAACGAAGCCACTACAGCCACAGGGACCAACCAGGTGATCCTGAGGCACTACAACCACACTGGCCGCCTGCACAACAGGACGACCTCAGCCACCCAGGCCCCCATCAGCGTCTCCATGtcccttttcctctttttcagcGTGTTTATAGTCCTGGAGAACTTCCTGGTGCTGGTGGCCGTCATCTCCCGCATCCGCCACAGCCGCCGCTGGGTTTACGTCTGCATTGCTAACATCACCCTGAGCGATCTGCTCACTGGTGCAGCCTACGTGGTCAACATCTGCATGTCCGGCAACCAGACCTTCCGCCTCACCCCGGCCCTGTGGCTCTTCAGGGAGGGCATGCTGTTCGTGGCCTTGGCAGCCTCCATCTTCAGCTTGCTGCTGATTGCGGTGGAGCGCTACACCACCATGATAAAACCTCTGCCCCAGAAGCCAACCAGGAAGACCTATCGGATCTACGGCCTGGTGGTGCTCTGCTGGATTTTGGCACTGGTGATCGGTTTCCTCCCCTTGCTGGGCTGGAACTGCGTCTGCAGCCTGGATGGATGCTCCACTCTCCTCCCGCTCTACTCCAAGAGCTACATCTTCTTCTCCCTCATCATCTTCTTCCTCATCCTGCTGACTATTGGGGTGCTTTATGGTGCCATCTACTGCCACGTACACAAGAGTGCCCAGCTGGGCCCTCAACGCAACCGCAAACGCTCCCTGGCTCTGCTGAAAACTGTGATCACCATCGTGGGGGTCTTCTTGGTCTGCTGGGGGCCGCTCTTCATGCTTTTGCTGGTGGATTTCTTCTGCGCCTCCCGTCAGTGCACCTTGCTGTTCAGCGCCGATTTCTGCATCTCCCTGGCCGTCTTCAACTCGGGCCTCAACCCCATCATCTACGCATTGGGCAGCAGTGACATGAGGAAGGCCATGGCTGAGCtactgtgctgctgctgcctgaggGCCGGCCTCTGTCGCCCCGACAAGTTCATTTCCAAGGAGACCAGCAGCACCTCGGAGAACAGGAGGGACAGTCTGAGGAACAGCTTCAGCAAGGCCAGGAGTCTGAGCGTGGCCTCCCCACCGCCGACCCCAAGCAAGCCTCGCAGAAAGTGCAGGCTGAGCACCACAACCAGCTGCCTGTCAGTTTCAAGTGGTTAA